The proteins below come from a single Acidovorax sp. NCPPB 4044 genomic window:
- the ppa gene encoding inorganic diphosphatase has protein sequence MSLNNVTPGKKLPETFNVVIEIPAESDPIKYEVDKESGAVFVDRFLTTAMYYPCNYGYVPQTLSGDGDPVDVLVITPYPLHPGVVVPCRALGILKMEDEAGVDGKVLAVPTTKILKMYEGWKTVDDVNPVRLKAISHFFEHYKDLEEGKWVKVLGWEGVEAAHKEITDGVDSYKKSQG, from the coding sequence ATGTCCCTGAACAACGTCACCCCCGGCAAGAAGCTTCCCGAAACCTTCAACGTGGTCATCGAGATCCCCGCGGAATCCGATCCGATCAAGTACGAGGTGGACAAGGAGTCCGGCGCGGTCTTCGTGGACCGTTTCCTGACGACGGCCATGTACTACCCCTGCAACTACGGCTACGTGCCCCAGACGCTGTCCGGCGACGGCGACCCGGTCGACGTGCTGGTGATCACCCCCTACCCCCTGCACCCCGGCGTGGTCGTGCCCTGCCGCGCGCTCGGCATCCTGAAGATGGAAGACGAAGCCGGCGTGGACGGCAAGGTGCTGGCCGTGCCCACCACCAAGATCCTCAAGATGTACGAAGGCTGGAAGACCGTGGACGACGTGAACCCCGTGCGCCTGAAGGCCATCAGCCACTTCTTCGAGCACTACAAGGACCTGGAAGAAGGCAAGTGGGTCAAGGTGCTGGGCTGGGAAGGCGTCGAGGCCGCCCACAAGGAGATCACCGACGGCGTGGACAGCTACAAGAAGTCGCAGGGCTGA